In Macadamia integrifolia cultivar HAES 741 chromosome 5, SCU_Mint_v3, whole genome shotgun sequence, a single window of DNA contains:
- the LOC122079971 gene encoding zinc-finger homeodomain protein 5-like, whose product MENPKKKVFVYGACMKKHAAKLGSNATDGCGEFFRAISGFHCVACGCHQNFHEKMAVEVSTGSGVGRGEGNSNHVKVKSEVVNVSDDAESMKAAVEQPPPFNVAEQQQQGVLRRRTSKNFKLRDEQRQQMFAFATSLGWRMLRERCHEINQFCEQIGVPRPVFKAWLYNNKYRNGGDGGGAGGNGCLGDGGGGCRAGGKEVAVVAEVKMVVGIRIMDFLLDQEPLRCPGAPNTHRMANNTRHAPLSSNASNSHSNYTNCMEFPRKKEFVYGACMKNHAAKLGSHATDGCGEFCRAVSGFHCAACGCHQNFHEKMAVEVSTGGGGGGRGEGGSNYVKVKTEVVNVSDDEKSMEVAMAVEQPPPLNVAEQHQQGVVGQMIRLRRRTSEKFKLTDEQRQQMFAFATSLGWSMKRERCDDINQFCEQIGVPRPVFKTWLYNKKYR is encoded by the exons ATGGAGAACCCCAAGAAGAAAGTGTTTGTGTATGGTGCCTGCATGAAAAAGCACGCAGCAAAGCTTGGTAGCAATGCCACCGACGGCTGCGGAGAATTCTTTAGAGCCATCAGTGGCTTCCACTGTGTTGCATGTGGATGCCACCAGAACTTCCATGAGAAGATGGCTGTGGAGGTCAGTACTGGTAGTGGTGTTGGCAGGGGAGAGGGTAACAGCAACCACGTGAAGGTTAAATCTGAGGTGGTGAACGTGAGCGATGATGCGGAGAGCATGAAGGCGGCGGTGGAGCAGCCGCCACCGTTCAATGTGGcagagcagcagcagcaaggAGTGTTGAGGAGGAGGACAAGTAAGAATTTTAAGCTTAGGGACGAGCAGAGGCAACAGATGTTTGCATTCGCAACAAGTCTTGGGTGGAGAATGCTGAGAGAGAGATGCCATGAGATCAATCAGTTCTGTGAGCAGATTGGGGTGCCTAGACCTGTCTTCAAGGCCTGGCTCTACAACAACAAGTACCG TAATGGTGGCGATGGCGGTGGAGCTGGTGGCAATGGCTGTTTAggagatggtggtggtggttgtcgTGCTGGTGGCAAAGAGGTAGCAGTGGTGGCGGAGGTGAAGATGGTGGTGGGGATCAGAATCATGGATTTCTTATTGGATCAGGAACCTCTCCGGTGCCCTGGTGCACCAAACACGCATCGAATGGCTAACAACACTCGGCATGCACCCTTGTCGTCAAATGCATCCAATAGTCACTCTAACTATACGAATTG CATGGAGTTCCCCAGGAAGAAAGAGTTTGTGTATGGTGCCTGCATGAAAAATCACGCAGCAAAGCTTGGTAGCCATGCCACCGACGGCTGCGGAGAATTCTGTAGAGCCGTCAGTGGCTTCCACTGTGCTGCATGTGGGTGCCACCAGAACTTTCATGAGAAGATGGCTGTGGAGGTCAGtactggtggtggtggtggtggcagggGAGAGGGTGGCAGCAACTATGTGAAGGTTAAAACTGAGGTGGTGAACGTGAGTGATGATGAGAAAAGTATGGAGGTGGCGATGGCGGTGGAGCAGCCGCCACCGCTCAATGTGGCAGAGCAACATCAGCAAGGAGTAGTGGGACAAATGATTAGATTGAGGAGGAGGACAAGTGAGAAGTTTAAGCTTACGGACGAGCAGAGGCAACAGATGTTTGCATTCGCAACAAGCCTTGGGTGGagcatgaagagagagagatgcgatGACATCAACCAGTTCTGTGAACAGATTGGGGTGCCCAGACCTGTCTTCAAGACCTGGCTCTACAACAAGAAGTACCGCTGA
- the LOC122078966 gene encoding myb family transcription factor MOF1-like codes for MGSCGRNGAVRQYVRSKVPRLRWTPDLHRCFVHAIERLGGQDKATPKLVLQMMDIRGLKISHVKSHLQMYRSMKSDLNRQDMHSTQQRKHSFDDHDGCNEDEKNDVGFLQSSFPIKDSDSQFIYGSLPPKRARIESGGIKESLRWHQADAPSSAFSMTHHLYNLNAFGYAIEESELFKISRLDDQQQTSFTRNHKRENTENSFQSSTDRDDHVTEEEAGDCTLSLSLSLRPTTQASNTLSASEISESDINLDLSISPCGSNCWTV; via the exons ATGGGGAGTTGTGGAAGAAATGGAGCAGTGAGACAGTATGTCAGGTCTAAGGTACCTCGTCTTAGATGGACTCCTGATCTTCATCGCTGTTTTGTTCATGCAATTGAAAGGCTTGGAGGCCAAGACA AGGCTACCCCAAAGTTGGTTCTTCAGATGATGGACATCAGGGGGCTTAAAATTTCACACGTTAAAAGCCATCTTCAG ATGTATAGAAGCATGAAGAGTGACCTGAACAGACAAG ACATGCATTCAACCCAACAAAGGAAACACTCTTTTGATGATCATGATGGATGtaatgaagatgagaagaatgATGTGGGTTTCCTCCAGTCTTCTTTTCCCATCAAAGATTCTGATTCTCAGTTCATCTATGGATCTCTCCCTCCTAAAAG GGCTAGAATAGAGAGTGGTGGAATAAAGGAGAGTTTAAGATGGCATCAGGCAGACGCTCCTTCCTCAGCCTTCTCTATGACACATCACCTTTACAACCTCAATGCTTTCGGATATGCAATCGAAGAATCTGAGCTCTTCAAG ATTTCTAGACTAGATGATCAACAACAGACTTCATTCACAAGGAACCACAAAAGGGAGAACACCGAAAACAGTTTTCAGTCTAGTACTGATAGAGATGATCATGTCACTGAGGAAGAAGCTGGTGATTGCACCCTCTCACTGTCACTCTCTTTGCGTCCAACAACACAAGCAAGTAATACGTTGTCCGCGAGTGAAATTAGTGAATCTGATATAAATTTGGATCTCTCAATCTCCCCTTGTGGTAGTAATTGTTGGACAGTGTAA